A segment of the Bacteroidia bacterium genome:
AGAGTTTTGGCAGCTCCTCTCCCATAGGACGCGAGATCACGCTGAACTCCGATTCTTTACACCTGTTCTTCAGCAGATCATAGGTCACAGAGAGGTCAAAGGGCTGCTTTTGAGTTATCTCATATCGTTCCGTCCAGTTAAACTCACTTTTATCATCGTTCATCAACCACGCAAAGAGCAGTGTGAGTAACAGTACCAGTCCGGTTATTCCGGCAATTATTCCTCCCTTGCTTTTCATGCCGCCTGTATTTTCCGGATCGTTTCTATAAATCCTGTGAAAGAGGGTTGAATTTTCCGGAAATCTTCATTCTCCAGCATAGCATCGCCATACCAGACATATTCAAACACTCTGGTAAGGCTGGCAAAGGGTTCGTAATGAGGTTGCCGGCGCATTTCCACCAGGTATTCCCGGTTTGTTTTATCCTTTTTCCACCGGATCATGTCCCTGTCACTCAATTCCCGTATCAGAATCAGGTAATACACACGCACAGCGGTACGGTAGTCCATCGTTTCCAGCGATTCACGCAGGAATCGCTCCAGGTCGGATTCATGTATATTTTCCGCGGCCTCTTCCAATGTTGTTACCTGCTTTTTTCCAACTCCTGTATTTCGCCGCCAGAGGGTATTGCGAATGATAAGGTAGAATACCAGGCCAATGATTAACGCTCCGAGAACAAACAGCAACGTTCGTGCAATTCCTGTTGCAAACAAACCATCCGACTGGCTGATGGTAAAAGGATCATCCTCTTCCAACTCTCTGGCTTTCTTCTTTTGTTTTTCTTCGGAATAGTCCATTCCGGATGTTGCTTTCTTCCATTCCTCTTCGCTCAACGTTTGCTTATCCAGTTTTTGTTTGGAGTACCGCTCATGCTGTTCCCTTTTTTTCCTGAGTTGTTCGTAATAATTCTCGTCCTGGTAATATTCATTATAGTATGCCGACTCCTCAGGAACTTCACTTTCCGCTGCAGCCATAGCCGAGTCGATGGCATTCTGCATCGCTTCAGCATTGTTTTGCGTACTCGCCGGATTCGCAGTAGTCAGAAGAGAAACCAGGCAAAGGATAATGGTTGCGTGCATGACCGGCTTTTTGGGCTTGGGCCTGCCGATAGATTCTACCCGATTAAGAAGCGCATCCGCCTGCCGGATTTCCCTCAATGTGAAAAAGAGAACCCCGAAGGCTGAGAGGAAAAGCGGCATAACGATAGCCAGTGCGACGAAAGTAACCAGCGTAAAAAATGCTACAAAAACATGCCAATACACTTCTCCTTCGATATCTATAAACCAGTATAACACTTCAAAGACAAACCAGACGATCTGCGGCGCCGAGATGACCGCCATACTCAAAAACGTAACCAGCATCAGGATCAGGAACAGTCCGTACGTTCTTCCGAATGACGCAAAAACATAATCAAAGGTTTTTGCGAGAGAAGTGAAGGGGTTTGCGTCTTCCTTGTGCAGGATGGTAAGCCATGCCAGGAAAAGGGGCATGAAGAGCACAACGAGCCATCCGGCACCTTCCATTGGGAGGAAGAAAAGGCCGGTGATCATTCCTCCGATGAACAGCGATTTCCAGAAATGAAGGAAGAAATAACTAAAACTCATTCGAAGGTCCGGTTCGCCTACGATGCGCCGGTAATAAAAATACGTAAGGAATGAAATGATTGAAAAAAAGAGCAGATTGCCCGGCCACATCCACGGGTGACGTTCATATTCGAAGTAACCGCTGATATCGGAAAAATAATTGAATGCATTATCGATCAGTCGCACATCCGATGCCTGCAGGGAAAAGCTGTAACCGGTGGTATCCGCCCTCAGTAAGGAATAAGTTACCGCATAGATCAGTGAAAGGATGATGGCCGCAGGGGCGATCTTCCCGGCCATTCGGCGGAACAGGGAAAAAGAATCTTTAAAGAGCTCACCGGTGTCCCGTACACGATTGGTAGGGATTTCATCATCCGGTGTGGGCGGCAGCTTTACTTCCGTCAGTTCCTTCCGGAATCCCCTTCGGGCTTTCCAATAAGGAAGCAGGATAAAATATCCTACGACGAAGACAGCTGAAACCAGAATGAGCAAAGCTTTAACCGGATCCGGAACATCGGTATAACGCGTGATGAAACTCTCAATG
Coding sequences within it:
- a CDS encoding stage II sporulation protein M, which translates into the protein MKETGFITQNKEKWVNFEKHMLKGKKDPDKLSSEFIQLTDDLSYSRTFYPNRSVRVYLNNVAQKVFHSIYRGKARRFQKFREFWKEELPRLVYDSRKSLTTALIIFILSFAIGWLSSAFNPEFPRQILGDAYIEMTKANIETGDPMKVYKESREIDMLIGITLNNLMVAALAFVMGVLFSIGSVGVIMFNGIMVGCFQYFFYERGLFMESFLTIWLHGTLEISAIVIAGGAGLTLGSGIVFPGTYTRGQAFRIGAMRGMKIMIGIMPIICFAAIIESFITRYTDVPDPVKALLILVSAVFVVGYFILLPYWKARRGFRKELTEVKLPPTPDDEIPTNRVRDTGELFKDSFSLFRRMAGKIAPAAIILSLIYAVTYSLLRADTTGYSFSLQASDVRLIDNAFNYFSDISGYFEYERHPWMWPGNLLFFSIISFLTYFYYRRIVGEPDLRMSFSYFFLHFWKSLFIGGMITGLFFLPMEGAGWLVVLFMPLFLAWLTILHKEDANPFTSLAKTFDYVFASFGRTYGLFLILMLVTFLSMAVISAPQIVWFVFEVLYWFIDIEGEVYWHVFVAFFTLVTFVALAIVMPLFLSAFGVLFFTLREIRQADALLNRVESIGRPKPKKPVMHATIILCLVSLLTTANPASTQNNAEAMQNAIDSAMAAAESEVPEESAYYNEYYQDENYYEQLRKKREQHERYSKQKLDKQTLSEEEWKKATSGMDYSEEKQKKKARELEEDDPFTISQSDGLFATGIARTLLFVLGALIIGLVFYLIIRNTLWRRNTGVGKKQVTTLEEAAENIHESDLERFLRESLETMDYRTAVRVYYLILIRELSDRDMIRWKKDKTNREYLVEMRRQPHYEPFASLTRVFEYVWYGDAMLENEDFRKIQPSFTGFIETIRKIQAA